GTAGTTGCCGTTTACAATGATGCCGTTGTAGATGGCTTTGTTTACGGTCAATGCAGTGAGTGTTGCGGCCGAGGTTGTCGCTGTTTTTGCGTGGCCAGTCGGATAAGATACCGTGTAGGATACTGTGTATACGCCGGGGACTGCGTAGGTGTGCGTCTGTTTTTTGATGTTTTCGGCGGTGGTTGCGGTTAGGGTTGTTCCGTCGCCGAAGTCCCAAAATGCCTTATCCGGCTGTATGTCAGTGTTCACGGCGGTGTTGGTGATCGTGACTGATGCGCCGCTGGTGCTGGTAATTAAAACAGGATCGGCGTAGGTCGTCGCGCAGGCCGTGATGGTCAGGGTCTGTTCTGCGGTAAGCTGTTCGTCGTTATTTTTGACGGTGAACTTTGCCGTGTATGTCCCTGCATCAGTGTACAGATGCTGTGCAGTAATCGTGTTGCTATCCTCAAAGTGCGCCGTGTCGTTGCCGAAATCAAGATCAATAGTGTGATCTGCGGGGTTGCCGGGGGTGATGATGGTTGCGGTATAAATCACGGCGAGGGGGACGTATCCCGATACCGGCGTTGCTCTGAGTGCGATTACTGCGGGAGTTGGTGATTGTGCGGTAACTGTTACGGATGCGGTCTCTGTGGTACTGTTTGCGTCGGTTGCAGTTACGGTGATGGTGTATGTACCGGGTTCTGCATACGTGTGTGTCAGAGGGCTGGCGGTGGTTGTGGTTAGGGTTGTTCCGTCTCCGAAGCTGTAAGTGTAGGTGGTGGTGGTGATAGATGGTACTTCGCTGATGGCGATCACGGTTTGGAGGGGGTATAATCCCGCCTCCGGTGTTGCGGTGATGGTGAAGGTCATGGTTCAAAGATCAGGGTACATCCCCACTGCACGGCGTAGGTTGTGGTGTTCTGTGCAATAATGGTGATTTTTCCGAACAATTCACCGTTTGGCAAATCCTCCGTTCCGAATGCGTTTGTGTGTCTTCTCCACGGAACATCATTTTTCAAGATGGATACGATCACGCCTGCGGGGGCTGATACGGTATATCGTCTGAGTTTTTTGCTGATGTTGAGTTCCCGCGTGTATGTTGCACCGCTGGCAAGTTCTACGGTCGGTTCTGTCGGTGTGGGGTACTGAAAGCTGATATCTTCGGTCGTGCTGGCGAGCTTTGCGGTGAGCAGGCGGAGGTTTTGATCGATGTTTGCAAGGTAGGCGAGTTCTGCGTCTGTCATGATATCCTTTTTTGTGGACGGATGGTTTTTTCGATTGTCTCTACGCGGGATTCTACGTTTGTGATCCGGTTATCCTGCTGATCGATTTTCCGATAGAGGAGGGCGATTGTTCCGGCGAATCCTGCGGCGGTTTCGGCAAAGAGCATGATAAAGGATGTATCATCTAAGATCATCTGATCGCCTTCCTGATTGCGGGGAGTGCTACAACGAGGATCACGGTGATGAGGAGGAGGTACACGATCCCTTTTATGATGTTGCTGCCGCCGAGACCTCCCCCTCCTCCCCCGCCGCCGAGGTTGGATAGTCCGGCGGCGGCGGCGGTTGGGATTGCATATGCTCCTGCGGTTATTGCGCCGGTTGTGATCGTGGCTTGTCCCGCTCTTGATTTTGCAAATGTCGAGAGGATAGACTTAGTGGGAATTGCCATGTTTTTTCCCTCCGAGTACCTTTTTTCCGGTCTTCCAGAGGAGGGCGGCGGTTAATACAGCGCCAAGGGCGATCAGGGCGATCAGGATCGCCCGCTGGCCGGGATTGATAATTTCCGGTTCTGGATCGGTATAGGTTGATAATGGTTTTTCGTCCCATTTGCGGATGCGTGAGCGTCCGAGTTCGGTATCATGGGCGTAGTTTTGCCGGACTGTTGTCTGTGTGTTTCGGACGCCTACCGCGTCGAGGATGCGGTTTTTCTCTGCGGTGCTGAGGATTACCGGGTTGGTGTTGATGATCTTTGCAGATTCAAACACGGGACTGTAGAGCGATGATGAGAGTGTCATGTTTTTACCGTCGGTGCGTTTTTACGTGTGGTTTTTGTGCGTTTTGCGGGTGTTTTCTGATTGCGTTTCTTAAGGTGATTCCAAATGGCGCGGATGATGAGCAGGGCGATAATTGCAATGAGAAGGAAGATGGGGAGAGAGTATCCGTTTTCCTCCGCGTCGGTGATGATGCTGCCGAGGCCGGGGACGTCAGACAGGCCGTTGAGAAGGCCGCTGGCGGCGTCTTCTGCATCCTGCCAAGGTAAGATTTGCTCTCCGTCGTCACCGGAATTTTTCCCGTCACCGTCTCCGCCGCTGTTGCCGTTGTTTTCGTTGCCGCTGATAATCTGTGTGATAGTTTCTTTGAGTTTTTCTACTTCGTTGGATGCGGTCATGTATGCCGTCCCGGCTGCGCCTGCGAGTGCCCCCAGTCCGGCGGTGGTGAGTGTGCCGCCAAGGGTGCGCGTTGCTGATATTTTTGGGGTGTCGGGGGTGGATACCGGTGGTGATGGTGTTTTGTTTCCGGTGGTTGTTGTGCCGTTTTTTCCGGTTGTGGTTACGGTTGGCTTTGTTCCGGTTTTGGTGGTTGTTTTGCTGATGGTTACCGCGTAGGGGTTGCCGGTGGACTTTGATACAGATACGCCGCCGCTTTTCGAGAATGCGTATTGTAGATCTTCGATCGCGTTTTTCTTCGGGGTGTATACGGCTGTTCCTGCGTTGATGTTTGCGAGGTTCGGTTCACGTTTACGGTAGGTTTTTTCTAAGTCGCTGGGGTCGAGGGGATCGGTTTTTTTCGGGGTTTTGATGAGTGTTTTCAGTATGGACTTAAGCGGGATTGCCATGTTTTTTCCCTCCGTTGGTTTTTCTGAGTGTGTAGCCGAGGATTACGATCACAATACCGGCGATCAGAATTGGGATGATGTAGGATTGCGTTTTTGTGTCGCTGCCTATCATGATGTTGCCGCCGCTTGCTCCTGCTGTTTTTGTGTCGCTGTTGTCGCCGCCGGTTGCAATGGATGAGATGATATCGAGGAGGTCGGAGATAGGAGATTTGTCTGTTTCTGTGGTCGCGGTTGGTGCTGATGGGGTTGTAGTAGATGTCGGTACGTTGGTTGCCGTTGTTTTGCTGAGTGTGGTTGTTGTGTTGGTTGGGGTTGCGGCGAGGTCTCCGGTTGCCGGATTGATGTAATCCGATCCGGTGATGCGGTTCACAAGGTTGACGGCGCGATCCATGATTGAGGGCGTGCTGGCGGTGATCCAACCTTTTGAGATTGCGGTGTTCTGCACTCTGATCATTTCGTCCGGGGAAAGGTCGCGGCTGGTATATACGGTTGCGCCGGAAAGGCCGAGGGTGCGGAGTACCTGATCGTCCGGGGTATCCGTCCACGATGATCCATTCGGATCGGCGAGGCTTCCGCCGCGTGTTCCGCCGGTGTTTACGAAGGCGTAATAATCAGTATAGCCGTGAAATGCGGCATTTTGTCCGAGGTAACCGCCGGACGGCATTTTTACATCGGGATTCCCCATAAGTCCGGCGAACTGATTGTACACATCTGCGGCGGTGAAGTCGGCGGGTGTGCCGATGGTTGATGTTTCGGTTTCGTCCGGGGCGGCGAAGGATGATCCTAATTGTAAGGCTATGCCACTACCGATCATACCTGCTTTCAGGGCTTTTCCTGCGGCATATCCCGCACCGCCGGTAACGAGCCCTGCACCGATGCAGAGCGCATCACCGGCGGCGGCGAGCAGTTTATCATTGGTGATCTGGTCGCCGCGTCCGGTGATGAGGAGGTTTCCCACATCGATCAGATCGAGAGGGAGAGCGAGGTCGGCGACTGTTGCTACTCCGAAGGTAGATGCTGCTCCGGCGAGGTCGCCGGTTGCGTAGGCGTTGATGCCTGTCTGCTGCATGTCGTTCCGCCAAGAGATGATACCGTCCATAAAATTTTCATTTGTCCGGGCGGTCGGTTCTGTGGTGCGGGTGGGGGCGGTTGCGAGGAGACTGGATGCTGTGCCTGCGCTGACGAGGGTTGAGGCGGTGATTGCCTCGGCGGTGGTAAGATTTGGGATCGTCCTTGTCGTTGCCGTTGTTGCCGGGGTTGTAGTGGCTGGAAGGATTACAGGGGTTGCTGATTTTGCGGCGGGTGCGTTTACACTTGCGGCGGTGATTGTGGGTGTGGCTAAGGTTGTTTTTCCGCCGGTGCTGGTGGTGGTTGCGGTACTGCCGGATGATGCCGCATAGGTTTGTGCGGGTGATGTGGTACTCTTGCTGGTGTAGTTTCCAACATACTGATTATACGATGTTGAACTGCCGGAGCTTCCGCCGGAGCTACGAGAGGATGATCCGCTTGAGCTTGTGCCGGATGTGGTTTTCCCACCTGCTGAGGTGGTTGTTGCGCCGCCGTAACTTCCTTTTGAGGATGATCCGCTTGAGCTTGTGCCGGATGTGGTTTTCCCACCTGCTGAGGTGGTTGTTGCGCCGCCGTAACTTCCTTTTGAGGATGATCCGCTTGAGCTTGTGCCGGATACTGATGATGTTCGGGATGAGGATGTGCTGTTGTTACTGCCGGAACTTGATCCGCCGGAAAAGGCGGAGCTTACCGCGCTGGAAAAGGAAGAGACTGCGGAGCTTACCGCGCTGGAAATCGAGGAGAATAAACCCATAGATTGTACCTCCTGAAAAAGGGGGCTGGGTTAGAATCCCAGTGGTGTTTCAAGAATCGGTACTGTTCCTGCGTCGAATGCTGCCGTGTTGACAACATTCTCGACAAAGATGACCCGCATGGTGAAGGCCGTAGAGGTCTTTGCGGCGATCTTGAAATCGTCCACGCCAAAGCGCCAACCTTTCAGTCCGAGGCCGTCGGCTGCTACTTCATTGGCGAAGTCGATCATGAAGATGCCTGCGGGGCGTTCGGTCGAGGAGCAATCAACGAAGTAGTCTTTGTTCTGAGTTGCTCTCAGCTGTTTCGCAGATACGTTCATGATCTCCTGCCGGTTCGGGTTGGTTGCGATCAGGCCGATTGCGTCAGGGGTGATCTCCGGGGATGTTGCGCCGGTGGCGTAACAACAGATGATAGCACGGCGGATCAGAGTTCCGGTGGGAATGGCGAGGGCTTCGGTGAGGGCGGTATTTGCGCCTACCGCGGTGGAGAGGATGTAGACCTTCGGTTCCGCACTGCGTTCCGCGGATGATCCGTATTCGTTGGTGATTTCGTCTTTGCTTTCGATCACGCGGTCGCCGGTAGTTACGGTGACGGTTGCGGCGGTAAGATTGACGCCGTTTGTCGACGTTGTGCCTGCTTTTACGGTGTCGTTGAATCCAATTTCGAGGGTGACGTCCTGCTTAAGGACGGCGAGGAGGTCGCCTTCGTTGAGGATGAGCGAGAACTCTACGGTTTCACTGGCAGATGCGGCAATGGTTTTACTGCCGATCGACTTGATGACTGAACGGGATTTTGTTTCGTGTAGGCAGTTCATGATTGCAAGATCGAGGCCGTTCATAGCGTAGTTGCTGATGTTGTTGTTGGAGGTAACTTTTACCTCGCGAATGGCTGAGAGAATTTCCTGCGGGGTGAGGGTTACGGACGCTGAACCGTTGTTTTTGATCGTCATGCTGAAAAGCAGGTGAACGGTGTCAATGATGGTGTTGCGCCGGATACTGATCATCGGTTTAATGAGAGTGATCGTGTTTACGCTGGTGGTGAGTGTGTTGTACATTGTGTGCCTCCGGGGGGTTACTTCCGAGACATGGAGGATACGAGGGCGATACCGGCCATTGCGAGGATGCCGATGACCATTACAGGCACGGCGGCCTTTGCGTTGGAGGTGATGCTGTTTTTCACGGTGGTGATTGCGTCAGACATTTTTTTTTCATTCCTAAGACGCCCGGTTTTTGGGGTTGGTTGAGCGCCTTATGTGTTTGTATCCTTACAAAGGCTTTGATTTTATGGAACACAAAAAAGAGGGGTTGGGGGGTCAGACAAATATCTCAACGGCGTTGTACTTGAGGCTGAGATTGTGCATGTCCCGCATTGTTCCCGATGCCCGGATCAATCCGTAATCGATGAATACGGCGGCACTTTCATTTTCGTTGGCATAATCCCAACCGGTGGTAACTACATAGGAGAGTTTTTTCTGCCGTTCTATGTTTTCAATTTGATGTACGAGATCATCCCATTTAATAGTGGGTTTCGCTTTTGCAAGGATTTTGAATACCGTGTTTTTTGTTGCGGTGTCCATTGTGTAGGTTTTTTCAATTTCCGGAGTGGTTTCGAGTAATTTTTCCTGATCGGGGGTGAGTGGTTTTTCAGGATTCATCAGGTCGAGGAGGCTTTTTCCGGCGCTGAGTGCTTTGTTTGCGTCGCGGGTTTTGATGCCGGCGACAAGAGACATGATCGCGGCGATTGCTGTGAGGATCACGTCGGGGTTGAGTAAGCAGGTAATATCTACCATAGGAGATGTGTTTTTCCGGCAGCTACTTTGATTTTATGGAACATGAAAAGAGAGAGTGATCGTCCGGGGGAGGTGTTGATCGAAGTTGTGAGTGGGGG
The window above is part of the Methanocorpusculum vombati genome. Proteins encoded here:
- a CDS encoding PKD domain-containing protein, translating into MTFTITATPEAGLYPLQTVIAISEVPSITTTTYTYSFGDGTTLTTTTASPLTHTYAEPGTYTITVTATDANSTTETASVTVTAQSPTPAVIALRATPVSGYVPLAVIYTATIITPGNPADHTIDLDFGNDTAHFEDSNTITAQHLYTDAGTYTAKFTVKNNDEQLTAEQTLTITACATTYADPVLITSTSGASVTITNTAVNTDIQPDKAFWDFGDGTTLTATTAENIKKQTHTYAVPGVYTVSYTVSYPTGHAKTATTSAATLTALTVNKAIYNGIIVNGNYTGRKIL